From a single Apium graveolens cultivar Ventura chromosome 2, ASM990537v1, whole genome shotgun sequence genomic region:
- the LOC141708444 gene encoding uncharacterized protein LOC141708444, whose protein sequence is MLSSLVCGNFQDEEDDELSQLLRSCSSSTKKSSKNLRRGHSLSSKSNSKNPYADRGLDKFTALLAELDSKRQQIYTQKGSEDISLLGFAYTNSSDYKPIVVRVRDKKPIKTPVLKPAEHSSDSQASNKTETSDHNSKQTRLETNHVHQNNKASAEKLKSYGLLSNIKIEYLRRPSYYVPVIIIFILLFLAIFGKSFAILCVSIGWYVIPNIKSDSAKTSKGRIKTKDQKTKNTSNLNNHDHRRAPSSPTSVLTGSKSPPQHGSPLHPRCFT, encoded by the coding sequence ATGTTGAGTTCACTAGTCTGCGGAAATTTTCAAGATGAAGAGGATGATGAACTGTCACAGCTTCTAAGATCATGCTCTTCATCTACCAAAAAATCATCGAAAAATCTGAGAAGAGGGCACAGCCTCAGCTCGAAAAGTAACTCGAAAAACCCGTATGCAGATCGCGGGCTTGACAAGTTTACTGCACTTTTGGCAGAGCTTGATTCAAAAAGACAGCAGATTTACACTCAGAAAGGCTCTGAGGATATTTCTCTTCTCGGATTTGCTTACACAAACTCGTCTGATTACAAGCCTATTGTTGTTAGAGTACGAGACAAGAAACCAATCAAAACACCAGTACTCAAGCCAGCTGAGCATAGTAGTGATTCACAAGCTTCTAACAAAACAGAAACGTCTGATCATAATTCGAAGCAAACGAGATTAGAAACGAATCATGTTCATCAAAATAATAAGGCTAGTGCAGAGAAACTGAAGTCTTATGGGCTTCTGAGTAACATCAAGATTGAGTATTTGAGACGGCCTTCTTATTATGTTCCAGTGATCATAATCTTTATTCTACTGTTCTTGGCTATTTTCGGAAAGTCTTTTGCAATATTGTGTGTTTCAATAGGATGGTATGTCATTCCCAACATCAAATCAGACAGTGCAAAAACCAGCAAAGGGAGGATTAAGACGAAAGATCAGAAGACAAAGAATACATCGAATTTAAATAATCATGATCATCGCAGAGCACCGTCTTCTCCTACGAGTGTTCTAACAGGAAGCAAGTCACCTCCACAACATGGATCTCCTCTGCATCCGAGGTGTTTTACATGA
- the LOC141708443 gene encoding LIM domain-containing protein WLIM1-like translates to MAFAGTTQKCMACEKTVYLVDKLTADNRIYHKACFRCHHCKGTLKLGNYNSFEGVLYCRPHFDQLFKRTGSLDKSFEGTPKIVKPDKPIDNEKAKVSSMFVGTKDKCLACTKTVYPTEKVSVNGTAYHKSCFKCTHGGCTISPSNYIAHEGRLYCRHHHTQLIKEKGNLSQLEGDRVVAES, encoded by the exons ATGGCATTTGCAGGAACAACACAGAAATGCATGGCCTGTGAGAAAACAGTGTATCTTGTTGATAAGCTCACTGCTGATAATCGTATCTATCACAAAGCTTGCTTCAGATGCCATCACTGCAAGGGCACTCTCAAG CTTGGCAACTACAATTCCTTCGAGGGTGTTCTGTATTGCAGGCCACATTTTGATCAACTCTTCAAAAGAACTGGCAGTCTCGACAAGAGTTTTGAAG GAACACCAAAGATTGTCAAACCAGACAAGCCTATCGATAATGAG AAGGCAAAAGTTTCAAGCATGTTCGTGGGAACAAAAGATAAATGTTTGGCTTGTACGAAAACTGTTTATCCAACTGAGAAG GTCTCTGTGAATGGAACTGCATACCACAAGAGCTGCTTCAAATGTACCCATGGAGGGTGCACGATAAGCCCATCCAACTACATTGCACATGAAGGGCGGCTTTACTGCAGACACCATCACACTCAACTTATCAAAGAGAAAGGCAACTTAAGCCAGCTGGAGGGTGACCGAGTCGTTGCTGAGTCATAA